In Bacillus cereus ATCC 14579, a single window of DNA contains:
- the comGA gene encoding competence type IV pilus ATPase ComGA — translation MNGIEIFANAILKEACRVQASDLHIVPRQKDVAVQLRIGKDLMTRQCIEKEFGEKLVSHFKFLASMDIGEKRKPQNGSLYLQIDGQEVYLRLSTLPTVYQESLVIRLHLQASVQPLSHLSLFPSTAAKLLSFLRYSQGLLVFTGPTGSGKTTTMYALLEVIRKKKTRRIITLEDPVEKRSDDVLQIQINEKAGLTYETGLKAILRHDPDIILVGEIRDEETAKIAIRASLTGHLVMTTLHTNDAKGAIIRFMDYGITRQEIEQSLLAVAAQRLVELKCPFCRGKCSTLCKSMRQVRQASIYELLYGYELKQALKEAGGECVTYKHETLESSIRKGYALGFLEEDVYV, via the coding sequence ATGAATGGGATTGAAATTTTTGCGAATGCAATTTTAAAAGAAGCGTGTAGGGTACAAGCGTCAGATTTACATATTGTGCCCCGGCAGAAGGATGTAGCGGTGCAACTACGTATAGGAAAAGATTTAATGACGAGACAGTGTATTGAAAAGGAGTTTGGAGAAAAACTTGTCTCACATTTCAAATTTTTAGCATCTATGGACATAGGCGAGAAACGGAAGCCACAGAATGGTTCGTTGTATTTGCAAATTGATGGACAAGAAGTGTATTTACGCCTTTCAACACTTCCAACAGTATATCAAGAAAGTCTCGTTATTCGCCTTCATTTACAAGCATCTGTTCAGCCCTTATCACATCTTTCGTTATTTCCAAGTACGGCAGCAAAACTACTCTCGTTTTTACGCTATTCACAGGGGCTACTTGTGTTTACTGGACCGACTGGATCTGGGAAGACGACGACAATGTATGCATTATTAGAGGTAATTAGAAAAAAGAAAACACGTCGCATCATTACACTTGAAGATCCGGTTGAAAAAAGAAGTGACGATGTATTACAAATTCAAATAAATGAAAAAGCGGGTCTCACATATGAAACAGGATTAAAGGCTATTTTACGTCATGATCCAGATATTATTTTAGTCGGTGAAATCCGTGATGAAGAAACAGCAAAAATAGCTATAAGAGCAAGTTTGACAGGACATTTAGTAATGACAACACTGCATACGAATGATGCGAAAGGAGCAATCATTCGCTTCATGGATTATGGTATAACGAGGCAAGAGATTGAACAGTCTTTATTGGCTGTAGCTGCACAGCGACTTGTCGAATTGAAGTGTCCGTTTTGCAGAGGAAAGTGCTCAACTTTATGTAAATCAATGAGGCAAGTAAGGCAGGCTAGCATATATGAGCTACTATATGGATATGAGTTAAAACAAGCGCTTAAAGAAGCTGGTGGAGAATGTGTTACTTACAAACATGAGACTTTAGAATCGTCAATACGAAAAGGATATGCTTTAGGTTTTTTAGAAGAAGATGTTTATGTTTAA
- a CDS encoding helix-turn-helix transcriptional regulator has product MEQALKITGVLSDPTRYYIYKYISQKHSYVTVQEIADEFDIHPNVARLHLSKLEDVHMLKSETKKTGKGGRPSRLYVLSEDVIQLQFPFRDYQLLARIAFNSLLSLGAAGEKALYETGKQFGAELMQQHMQRLNVSEDALTVEQKVQIAKEAFSPAGLSPAFELSADGTKIFYDVHNCPFKEVAVHHPTEICNMHGDMMKGIFEILFPNMELTRNDSLLDGCKSCNYKLTI; this is encoded by the coding sequence ATGGAACAAGCTTTAAAAATTACAGGTGTATTATCTGACCCAACTCGTTATTACATTTATAAATATATTTCGCAAAAACATAGTTACGTGACGGTACAAGAAATTGCAGATGAGTTTGACATTCATCCAAACGTAGCGCGTTTACATTTATCTAAATTAGAAGATGTTCATATGCTAAAATCGGAAACGAAGAAAACTGGAAAAGGCGGACGACCGAGCAGATTGTATGTCTTATCTGAAGATGTTATCCAATTACAATTTCCATTCCGTGATTATCAATTGTTAGCAAGAATCGCATTTAATTCTTTACTTAGTCTTGGTGCTGCTGGTGAGAAAGCGCTATACGAAACAGGAAAACAATTCGGAGCTGAATTAATGCAACAACATATGCAACGTTTAAATGTGAGTGAAGATGCTTTAACAGTGGAACAAAAAGTTCAAATTGCAAAAGAAGCTTTCTCACCAGCTGGCTTATCACCTGCATTTGAATTAAGTGCAGATGGAACAAAAATTTTCTATGATGTACACAATTGTCCATTTAAAGAAGTTGCTGTTCATCATCCAACTGAAATTTGTAACATGCACGGAGATATGATGAAAGGGATTTTTGAAATCCTATTCCCTAACATGGAATTAACTCGAAATGATAGTCTATTAGATGGATGTAAATCTTGTAATTATAAACTAACAATTTAA
- a CDS encoding DUF2626 domain-containing protein, translating into MERMFRVLGFWTGIFSVMFYVGDMQPAALLFLGQTGFFVLLSYLKLTERMYIYVFGAYLTVFFIGFTYYTTFLLVPGAGH; encoded by the coding sequence ATGGAGCGCATGTTTCGCGTTCTCGGCTTTTGGACTGGAATTTTCTCGGTTATGTTTTACGTAGGGGATATGCAACCGGCCGCACTACTATTTTTAGGACAAACAGGTTTCTTCGTACTTTTAAGCTATTTAAAATTAACAGAGCGTATGTATATATACGTATTTGGGGCATATTTAACTGTTTTCTTCATAGGATTTACATACTACACGACATTCTTACTTGTGCCTGGGGCTGGACATTAA
- a CDS encoding L-cystine transporter produces the protein MNTLLVGINVAVMLILVGVLYYMQRKHVSFNKRVFTALGVGILFGLILQFIYEPTSKVIIESNTWFGLIGNGYVKLLQMIVMPLILVSIISAFTKLQLTKNLGKISGLIIGILILTTGIAAAVGIAASAGFDVSATGLQQGDAESARLKLVEERFTSIEKTTIPDKLLELLPTNPFLDLTGARPTSTISVVIFAAFIGIAFIGVKRKYPEQAELFKKMLDAVYAIVMRMVTLILRLTPYGVLALMAKTVAGSDINAILKLGNFVLASYVALIVMFIIHLLLIALSGLNPIQYLKKVFPVLTFAFTSRSSAGAMPLNIEAQKEKLGISEGIANFAASFGVSIGQNGCAGIYPAMLAMMVAPTVGIDPLQPQFILTLIAVVAISSFGVAGVGGGATFAALIVLSTMNLPIGIVALVISVEPLIDMGRTALNVSGSMTAGLISSKWLGELDQDTYNQDDTKTGEIAS, from the coding sequence ATGAATACACTGCTTGTCGGAATTAACGTTGCAGTCATGCTCATCTTAGTTGGCGTATTATATTATATGCAACGTAAGCATGTATCTTTTAATAAACGTGTATTTACCGCTTTAGGAGTCGGAATTTTATTCGGTCTTATATTACAATTTATTTATGAGCCAACTTCTAAAGTAATTATTGAATCAAATACTTGGTTTGGCTTAATCGGTAACGGTTATGTAAAATTACTTCAAATGATCGTTATGCCACTTATTTTAGTATCTATTATTTCAGCATTTACAAAATTACAGTTAACGAAAAACCTTGGTAAAATTAGTGGCCTTATTATCGGTATTTTAATTCTTACTACAGGAATCGCTGCAGCTGTCGGTATCGCTGCAAGTGCAGGATTTGATGTATCTGCAACCGGCCTACAACAAGGTGATGCAGAATCTGCTCGTCTGAAACTAGTTGAAGAAAGATTTACTTCTATTGAAAAGACAACAATTCCAGATAAATTATTAGAGCTATTACCTACAAATCCGTTTCTTGATTTAACAGGCGCTCGTCCAACATCAACAATTTCTGTCGTAATATTTGCAGCCTTTATCGGCATTGCCTTTATAGGTGTAAAACGAAAATATCCAGAACAAGCAGAGCTATTTAAGAAAATGCTTGATGCTGTATATGCAATCGTAATGCGTATGGTAACATTAATTTTACGCCTTACTCCATACGGCGTATTAGCTCTTATGGCAAAAACAGTTGCTGGTAGCGATATAAATGCTATTTTAAAACTTGGTAACTTCGTGTTAGCCTCTTACGTAGCACTTATCGTAATGTTTATCATTCACTTATTATTAATTGCATTGTCTGGTTTAAATCCAATTCAATATTTGAAAAAAGTGTTCCCTGTACTAACTTTTGCATTCACATCTCGCTCTAGTGCTGGTGCGATGCCATTAAATATTGAAGCGCAAAAAGAAAAGCTTGGTATTTCCGAAGGAATTGCAAACTTCGCAGCTTCATTTGGGGTATCTATCGGACAAAACGGTTGCGCAGGTATTTATCCAGCAATGCTTGCAATGATGGTCGCTCCAACTGTTGGAATTGATCCATTACAACCACAATTTATTTTAACTTTAATCGCTGTCGTTGCTATTAGCTCATTCGGTGTTGCTGGAGTTGGTGGCGGTGCAACATTCGCAGCTTTAATCGTACTATCTACAATGAACTTACCAATCGGTATTGTTGCTCTAGTTATCTCGGTTGAGCCATTAATCGATATGGGGCGTACAGCTCTTAACGTAAGTGGTTCTATGACAGCAGGTCTTATTTCAAGTAAATGGCTTGGTGAATTAGATCAAGATACGTACAATCAAGATGATACAAAAACTGGTGAAATTGCTTCATAA
- a CDS encoding DUF3912 family protein: MNFDIVGQKAYIKDGPHRNRIGIVKKNETKLASQFAIVIGEQVIDVELKDIVLVGVDVGQFHKWCEQNGYL, from the coding sequence TTGAACTTTGATATTGTAGGACAAAAAGCATATATAAAAGATGGACCGCATCGGAACCGAATTGGAATTGTAAAGAAAAACGAGACAAAATTAGCATCGCAGTTTGCTATTGTAATTGGAGAACAAGTCATTGATGTAGAGCTAAAGGATATCGTGTTAGTTGGAGTAGACGTAGGACAATTTCATAAATGGTGCGAACAAAATGGTTATTTGTGA